One window of Medicago truncatula cultivar Jemalong A17 chromosome 2, MtrunA17r5.0-ANR, whole genome shotgun sequence genomic DNA carries:
- the LOC25488016 gene encoding uncharacterized protein isoform X1, which produces MKDEIGWLRCCVVQSLIEKKAAASMDFSDVNKVWEIKSLNKIGEDEARKILEKVAKQVQPIMADRRWKVELLSEFYPADPTLLGENIGSGAEVRLRLRRPDRDWDFFPYEEILDTMLHELCHNEYGPHNTHFYNLWDEIRKECEELMVKGFSGDTYIPEGRSSCRPYERRPSQTLHVQSAVTKEAKWQCNTCTLLNEPLLLLCEACGTKKEKDVLKFKVWSCKFCTLENNIKLDRCLACGEWRFSHGPLVSPYAGT; this is translated from the exons ATGAAGGATGAAATTGGATGGTTGAGATGCTGTGTAGTGCAGTCGCTAATTGAGAAGAAGG CTGCTGCTAGCATGGATTTTAGTGATGTTAACAAAGTATGGGAAATTAAGTCTCTCAACAAAATTGGTGAAGATGAAGCCAGAAAGATTCTTGAAAAAGTAGCTAAACAGGTGCAACCAATTATGGCTGACAGAAGATGGAAAGTAGAGCTTCTTTCTGAATTCTA TCCTGCCGATCCAACCCTTTTAGGGGAAAATATAGGGTCGGGTGCAGAAGTTAGGCTCAGACTGCGGAGGCCTGATCGGGACTGGGATTTCTTCCCATATGAAGAGATTCTCGATACCATGTTACATGAGCTTTGCCATAATGAATACGGTCCTCACAATACTCACTTTTATAACCTTTGGGATGAAATCAGGAAG GAATGTGAAGAACTGATGGTCAAAGGGTTCAGCGGCGACACTTACATTCCGGAGGGTAGAAGTTCCTGTAGACCTTATGAGAGACGACCAAGTCAAACTCTACATGTTCAATCTGCGGTGACCAAGGAAGCGAAATGGCAGTGCAATACTTGCACTTTGTTAAATGAG CCATTGCTATTGCTATGTGAAGCCTGTGGAACAAAGAAGGAAAAAGATGTTTTAAAGTTTAAAGTTTGGTCTTGCAAATTTTGTACTCTAGAAAACAATATCAAGCTTGATAGATGCTTAGCTTGTGGAGAATGGAGATTTTCACATGGTCCACTCGTCTCCCCTTATGCTGGGACCTAA
- the LOC25488017 gene encoding receptor-like protein kinase — translation MRLVVVLFFFLHLYSVSVCALNSDGVALLSFMSHWTSVPPSINSTWIPSHSTPCSWKGVKCNPSTHRVVSLNLSSCNIHAPLRPEISNCTHLNYLDLSSNYFTGQIPHSFSNLHKLTYLSLSTNLLTGPFPYFLTQIPHLHFLDLYFNQLTGSIPTTIANITQLRYLYLDTNQFSGIIPSSIGNCTQLQDLYFNENQFQGVIPHTLNHLNHLLRLNVASNKLTGIIPFGSSACQNLLFLDISFNAFSGGIPSAIGNCTALSQFAAVESNLVGTIPSSIGLLTNLKHLRLSDNHLSGKIPPEIGNCKSLNGLQLYSNRLEGNIPSELGKLSKLQDLELFSNQLSGQIPLAIWKIQSLEYLLVYNNTLSGELPVEMTELKNLKNISLFDNLFSGVIPQSLGINSSLLQLDFINNRFTGNLPPNLCFRRKLSVLNMGINQLQGSIPLDVGRCTTLRRVILKQNNFTGPLPDFKTNPNLLFMEISNNKINGTIPSSLGNCTNLTDLILSTNKFSGLIPQELGNLVNLRTLILDHNNLEGPLPFQLSNCTKMDKFDVGFNFLNGSLPSSLQRWTRLNTLILTENHFSGGIPDFLSAFKDLSELRLGGNMFGGRIPRSVGALQNLIYGLNLSSNGLIGDIPVEIGKLKTLQLLDLSQNNLTGSIQVLDDFPSLVEINMSYNSFQGPVPKILMKLLNSSLSSFLGNPGLCISCSPSNGLVCSKIGYLKPCDNKTVNHKGLSKISIVMIALGSSISVVLLLLGLVYFFSYGRKSKKQVHFTDNGGTSHLLNKVMEATSNLSDRYIIGRGAHGVVYKALVSQDKAFAVKKLAFAASKGKNMSMVREIQTLGQIRHRNLVKLENFWLRQDYGLILYSYMPNGSLYDVLHENKPAPSLEWNVRYKIAVGIAHGLAYLHYDCDPPIVHRDIKPNNILLDSDMEPHIADFGIAKLLDQSSTSNPSLSVPGTIGYIAPENAYTTVSSRECDVYSYGVVLLELITRKKVADPSFMEGTDLVGWVRLMWSETGEINQIVDSSLVNEFLDTNIMENVTKVLMLALRCTEKDPRKRPTMTDVTKQLSDSNPQKISKKG, via the exons ATGAGACTTGTTGttgttctcttcttctttttgcatTTGTATTCTGTTTCTGTTTGTGCACTGAACTCAGATGGGGTAGCACTCTTGTCATTCATGTCCCACTGGACATCAGTTCCTCCTTCCATAAACTCAACATGGATTCCATCTCATTCAACACCATGCTCATGGAAGGGTGTCAAATGCAACCCTTCCACTCACCGTGTAGTCTCTCTCAACCTTTCCTCTTGTAACATTCATGCTCCATTACGACCTGAAATTTCTAATTGCACACACCTCAACTACTTAGACCTTTCTTCTAATTACTTTACCGGTCAAATACCTCACTCATTCTCTAACCTCCACAAACTCACCTATCTCAGCCTTTCTACTAATCTACTCACTGGTCCATTTCCCTATTTCTTAACTCAAATCCCTCACCTTCACTTTCTTGATCTCTATTTCAACCAACTTACTGGTTCCATTCCAACTACTATTGCCAACATCACTCAACTTCGCTACTTGTATCTCGATACTAACCAATTCTCTGGTATAATTCCATCATCCATTGGGAACTGTACTCAACTGCAAGACTTGTATTTCAATGAAAATCAGTTTCAGGGTGTCATCCCCCACACTCTAAAccatctcaatcatcttctccgTTTAAATGTTGCCTCCAATAAACTAACAGGTATCATTCCATTCGGTTCTTCAGCTTgccaaaatttactttttttggaTATTTCATTCAATGCTTTCAGTGGAGGCATTCCCTCAGCCATTGGGAATTGTACTGCTTTATCACAGTTTGCTGCTGTGGAGTCTAACTTGGTTGGAACTATTCCATCCTCCATCGGTCTGCTCACCAACCTTAAACATCTACGCCTTTCTGATAACCATTTGTCCGGTAAAATACCTCCTGAAATCGGTAACTGTAAGTCTCTGAATGGATTGCAATTGTATTCCAATCGACTTGAGGGAAACATTCCAAGTGAATTAGGAAAGCTGAGTAAACTGCAGGATCTTGAACTGTTTTCCAATCAATTGAGTGGTCAAATTCCACTTGCCATATGGAAGATTCAAAGTCTTGAGTATCTGCTTGTTTATAATAACACTCTTTCCGGGGAACTTCCTGTGGAGATGACAGAGCTCAAGAACCTCAAAAACATCTCATTGTTTGACAACCTGTTCTCTGGAGTCATACCTCAAAGCTTGGGAATCAATAGCAGTTTGTTGCAATTAGACTTTATAAATAATAGGTTCACTGGCAACCTCCCACCCAATCTTTGTTTTCGCAGAAAGCTAAGCGTTTTGAATATGGGCATCAATCAACTTCAAGGTAGCATACCTCTTGATGTTGGAAGATGCACAACTCTAAGAAGGGTCATTCTTAAACAAAACAACTTTACTGGGCCTCTTCCTGATTTCAAAACCAATCCCAATCTGTTATTCATGGAGatcagcaacaacaaaatcaacggAACAATTCCATCAAGTTTAGGAAACTGCACAAATCTAACAGATTTAATTTTGTCAACGAACAAATTTAGTGGGCTTATACCACAAGAGTTAGGAAACCTTGTGAATCTTCGGACTTTGATTCTTGATCACAACAACTTAGAAGGACCTTTGCCATTTCAGCTGTCAAATTGTACTAAAATGGACAAGTTTGATGTGGGATTTAACTTCTTAAATGGTTCATTGCCATCAAGTTTGCAGAGGTGGACAAGGCTAAACACATTAATTTTGACTGAGAATCATTTTAGTGGCGGCATTCCAGATTTCTTGTCGGCATTCAAAGATCTTTCTGAACTACGGCTTGGTGGCAATATGTTTGGTGGGAGAATTCCTAGATCGGTTGGGGCATTGCAGAATTTGATCTATGGTTTGAATCTAAGTTCTAATGGGCTGATAGGCGACATTCCTGTGGAAAttggaaaactgaaaactttgCAATTGCTGGATCTATCTCAGAACAATTTGACAGGAAGCATACAGGTTCTTGATGACTTCCCTTCATTGGTTGAAATCAATATGTCATACAATTCTTTTCAGGGTCCTGTTCCGAAGATACTAATGAAGCTGCTCAATTCTTCCCTGTCATCATTTTTGGGGAATCCTGGGCTATGTATCAGTTGTTCACCATCCAATGGCTTGGTTTGCTCCAAAATCGGATATCTAAAACCATGTGATAACAAAACAGTTAATCACAAAGGCCTCAGTAAAATTTCAATTGTGATGATAGCTCTAGGATCCTCAATATCTGTTGTTTTGCTTCTTCTGGGATtagtttatttcttttcttatggcagaaaatctaagaagcAAGTCCATTTCACTGATAATGGAGGTACTTCTCACCTTCTTAACAAAGTCATGGAGGCTACATCGAACCTAAGTGATCGGTATATTATTGGAAGAGGAGCCCATGGAGTTGTTTATAAAGCCCTTGTAAGTCAAGACAAAGCGTTTGCTGTAAAGAAGCTGGCATTTGCTGCCAGCAAAGGTAAGAACATGAGCATGGTCAGAGAAATTCAAACCCTTGGACAGATTAGGCATAGAAATCTTGTCAAATTGGAAAACTTTTGGTTGAGACAAGATTATGGTCTTATTCTGTATAGCTACATGCCAAATGGAAGCCTTTATGATGTATTGCATGAAAACAAACCAGCACCGTCCTTAGAATGGAATGTACGATATAAGATAGCCGTTGGAATTGCGCACGGCTTAGCATACCTCCATTATGACTGTGATCCTCCCATAGTGCACCGAGACATCAAACCAAACAACATACTTCTAGACTCTGATATGGAGCCTCACATTGCCGACTTTGGTATTGCCAAACTTCTGGACCAGTCTTCTACATCAAACCCTTCCTTATCTGTGCCGGGCACAATTGGTTATATTGCACCAG AGAATGCTTATACAACAGTAAGTAGTAGGGAGTGTGATGTGTACAGCTATGGAGTAGTTTTGCTTGAGCTGATAACCAGAAAGAAGGTAGCAGATCCATCATTTATGGAGGGTACTGATTTAGTAGGTTGGGTTAGATTGATGTGGAGTGAAACAGGAGAAATTAATCAAATTGTTGATTCAAGCCTTGTAAATGAATTTCTGGATACCAATATAATGGAAAATGTTACCAAAGTGCTTATGCTGGCTTTGAGATGTACTGAGAAGGATCCACGCAAGAGGCCAACAATGACAGATGTTACCAAGCAATTATCAGATTCCAATCCACAGAAAATAAGTAAGAAGGGCTAG
- the LOC25488016 gene encoding DNA-dependent metalloprotease WSS1 homolog isoform X2, translating to MDFSDVNKVWEIKSLNKIGEDEARKILEKVAKQVQPIMADRRWKVELLSEFYPADPTLLGENIGSGAEVRLRLRRPDRDWDFFPYEEILDTMLHELCHNEYGPHNTHFYNLWDEIRKECEELMVKGFSGDTYIPEGRSSCRPYERRPSQTLHVQSAVTKEAKWQCNTCTLLNEPLLLLCEACGTKKEKDVLKFKVWSCKFCTLENNIKLDRCLACGEWRFSHGPLVSPYAGT from the exons ATGGATTTTAGTGATGTTAACAAAGTATGGGAAATTAAGTCTCTCAACAAAATTGGTGAAGATGAAGCCAGAAAGATTCTTGAAAAAGTAGCTAAACAGGTGCAACCAATTATGGCTGACAGAAGATGGAAAGTAGAGCTTCTTTCTGAATTCTA TCCTGCCGATCCAACCCTTTTAGGGGAAAATATAGGGTCGGGTGCAGAAGTTAGGCTCAGACTGCGGAGGCCTGATCGGGACTGGGATTTCTTCCCATATGAAGAGATTCTCGATACCATGTTACATGAGCTTTGCCATAATGAATACGGTCCTCACAATACTCACTTTTATAACCTTTGGGATGAAATCAGGAAG GAATGTGAAGAACTGATGGTCAAAGGGTTCAGCGGCGACACTTACATTCCGGAGGGTAGAAGTTCCTGTAGACCTTATGAGAGACGACCAAGTCAAACTCTACATGTTCAATCTGCGGTGACCAAGGAAGCGAAATGGCAGTGCAATACTTGCACTTTGTTAAATGAG CCATTGCTATTGCTATGTGAAGCCTGTGGAACAAAGAAGGAAAAAGATGTTTTAAAGTTTAAAGTTTGGTCTTGCAAATTTTGTACTCTAGAAAACAATATCAAGCTTGATAGATGCTTAGCTTGTGGAGAATGGAGATTTTCACATGGTCCACTCGTCTCCCCTTATGCTGGGACCTAA